Proteins encoded within one genomic window of Deinococcus metallilatus:
- a CDS encoding ABC transporter ATP-binding protein encodes MSILEAVDLYRFYHVADEEVRALRGVSLDVAPGELVVLLGASGSGKSTLLSCLAGLDDPDGGAVTVAGERLTRRPEAQRAGVRARHLGVMLQGGNLLAHLNVLDNVTLTGRLLGQPGGARALDLLGQLGLDHRRHAFPAQLSGGEIARASLAAALAHRPAALLADEPTAEVDARTEERVIGVIEAFVRGEGRGGRCAVIATHSSRLAARATRVLRLKDGRWQDA; translated from the coding sequence ATGTCCATCCTGGAGGCCGTGGACCTGTACCGCTTCTACCACGTGGCGGACGAGGAGGTGCGCGCCCTGCGCGGGGTCAGCCTGGACGTGGCGCCGGGAGAACTCGTCGTCCTGCTGGGCGCCTCCGGCAGCGGCAAGAGCACCCTGCTCTCTTGCCTGGCGGGCCTGGACGACCCGGACGGCGGCGCGGTGACGGTGGCGGGCGAGCGGCTGACCCGGCGGCCCGAGGCCCAGCGGGCGGGGGTGCGGGCCCGGCACCTGGGCGTGATGTTGCAGGGCGGGAACCTGCTCGCGCACCTGAACGTGCTCGACAACGTGACCCTGACCGGGCGGCTGCTCGGTCAGCCGGGCGGGGCCCGCGCGCTGGACCTGCTGGGGCAGCTCGGGTTGGACCACCGGCGGCACGCCTTCCCGGCGCAGCTCTCCGGAGGGGAAATCGCGCGCGCCTCGCTCGCGGCGGCGCTGGCCCACCGCCCCGCCGCGCTGCTGGCCGACGAGCCGACCGCCGAGGTGGACGCGCGGACCGAGGAGCGGGTCATCGGGGTGATCGAGGCGTTCGTGCGGGGGGAGGGGCGCGGCGGACGTTGCGCCGTGATCGCCACCCACAGCTCCCGGCTGGCCGCCCGGGCGACGCGCGTGTTGCGGCTGAAAGACGGGAGGTGGCAGGATGCCTGA
- a CDS encoding tetratricopeptide repeat protein, with protein sequence MDGGVRGDRRATRLELSGAAGGDAQTVVDALVGAAEQLVGADAPRAAEVAREARSAARGAVYPAGEVRALLVLGAALAERGMRDEARDAFGRARNVARRAGDLPGVMEALGADGKLMLDYGDIAAAEAQFLEALGLARAHGHLAVQARMLNRLSGARHTRGAYAEALAALEEALAAHRALGDHAGESSCLCNIGNLYVSLGRYPEALGALTEAHALLRGRGDDARTLNRTVLNLGTLYLDMGDVDRAVEHFGQALALARSGGDTLVEVVALLNIGAARQEAGQDDEARAQLLGARERARAIGYAPGEVSALDGLGRLHERAGELGEAVASHARALELARRGEDVEGQLDALHHLGRLAARRDELPLALARLGEALRLAREVKRKKSECEVLLALADVLERQGDAAQALALYREHHRVERELFTEEGDRKTRELTARFDIERARQEAEAQRERTEIERRAREGAERTVLERTAALERAQLEVAARLATAAEYRDDATGEHTWRVGHGTARLAAHLGLPAAQVELARVAARLHDVGKIGIPDAILLKAGPLTPGEYDEMRAHAALGARLLASGESALLQMAEDIAWSHHERWDGRGYPRGLAGEAIPLMGRIVAVADVFDALTHARPYKAAWTREQALAELHRGRDTQFDPRVVDAALCVFGAATYEEDMRRELRAQREAGAQFHLPALQGPGQDVAALRAHYEHLLAEQTRDLERARREAESTARRLELAARTDVLTNLPNRRAFEEDLERALREAAHGDSVLVLSMDLDGLKAVNDHQGHERGDDLLRAFARTLQAALGDRGEVYRIGGDEYAAILSGAADTGVAILEDIEAVAARVREQGFPTSGVSAGIAAFPREAVTAGELLRLSDQRMYRAKGGRRGQPNLRAPASAPELT encoded by the coding sequence ATGGACGGCGGTGTGCGCGGGGACCGGCGGGCGACGCGGCTTGAATTGAGCGGCGCAGCGGGAGGTGACGCCCAGACGGTCGTGGACGCGCTCGTCGGGGCCGCCGAACAGTTGGTCGGCGCGGACGCGCCTCGCGCGGCCGAAGTGGCGCGCGAGGCACGGTCGGCCGCGCGAGGCGCGGTGTACCCGGCGGGAGAGGTGCGCGCCCTGCTCGTCCTGGGTGCCGCGCTGGCGGAACGCGGGATGCGCGATGAAGCCCGTGACGCGTTCGGGCGCGCCCGGAACGTCGCCAGGCGGGCAGGCGACCTGCCGGGCGTCATGGAGGCGCTGGGCGCGGACGGCAAGCTGATGCTGGATTATGGGGACATCGCCGCCGCCGAGGCGCAGTTTCTCGAAGCGCTCGGCCTCGCCCGCGCGCACGGGCACCTGGCCGTGCAGGCGCGGATGCTCAACCGGCTGTCGGGCGCGCGGCACACCCGCGGCGCGTATGCCGAGGCCCTCGCGGCCCTCGAGGAGGCGCTGGCCGCGCACCGCGCGCTGGGGGACCACGCCGGAGAGTCGAGCTGCCTGTGCAACATCGGGAACCTGTACGTCAGCCTGGGCCGCTACCCGGAGGCGCTGGGGGCCCTCACCGAGGCGCACGCCCTGCTGCGCGGCCGGGGGGACGACGCCCGGACCCTCAACCGCACGGTCCTCAACCTGGGCACGCTCTACCTCGACATGGGCGATGTGGACAGGGCGGTCGAGCACTTCGGGCAGGCCCTCGCCCTGGCGAGGAGCGGCGGCGACACGCTCGTCGAGGTCGTGGCCCTGCTCAACATCGGCGCGGCGCGGCAGGAGGCGGGCCAGGACGACGAGGCGCGCGCCCAGCTGCTGGGCGCGCGGGAACGCGCGCGCGCCATCGGGTACGCGCCCGGGGAGGTGTCCGCCCTCGACGGGCTGGGTCGCCTGCACGAGCGCGCGGGAGAGCTCGGGGAGGCCGTCGCGTCTCACGCGCGGGCCCTGGAGCTGGCCCGCCGGGGCGAGGACGTGGAGGGGCAACTCGACGCCCTGCACCACCTCGGCCGCCTCGCCGCGCGCCGGGACGAGCTGCCGCTGGCCCTCGCGCGCCTGGGCGAGGCGCTGAGGCTGGCCCGCGAGGTGAAGCGCAAGAAGAGCGAGTGCGAGGTGCTGCTCGCGCTCGCGGACGTCCTCGAACGTCAGGGCGACGCGGCGCAGGCCCTCGCCCTCTACCGGGAGCACCACCGCGTCGAGCGTGAACTCTTCACGGAGGAGGGCGACCGCAAGACGCGCGAGCTGACCGCCCGCTTCGACATCGAGCGCGCCCGCCAGGAGGCGGAGGCGCAGCGCGAGCGCACCGAGATCGAGCGGCGCGCCCGCGAGGGGGCCGAGCGCACCGTGCTCGAACGCACCGCCGCCCTCGAGCGCGCGCAGCTCGAGGTGGCCGCGCGGCTGGCGACCGCCGCCGAGTACCGCGACGACGCGACCGGCGAACACACTTGGCGCGTGGGGCACGGCACCGCGCGCCTGGCCGCGCACCTCGGGCTGCCCGCCGCGCAGGTGGAACTGGCGCGGGTCGCCGCGCGCCTGCACGACGTCGGCAAGATCGGGATCCCGGACGCGATCTTGCTCAAGGCGGGGCCGCTCACGCCGGGGGAGTACGACGAGATGCGCGCGCACGCCGCGCTGGGCGCGCGCCTGCTCGCGAGCGGCGAGTCGGCGCTGCTGCAGATGGCCGAGGACATCGCGTGGTCGCACCACGAGCGCTGGGACGGGCGCGGGTACCCGCGCGGCCTCGCGGGCGAGGCCATTCCGCTGATGGGGCGCATCGTGGCGGTCGCGGACGTGTTCGATGCCCTCACGCACGCGCGGCCCTACAAGGCGGCGTGGACCCGGGAGCAGGCGCTCGCGGAACTCCACCGCGGCCGCGACACACAGTTCGACCCCCGGGTGGTGGACGCCGCCCTGTGCGTGTTCGGGGCGGCGACGTACGAGGAGGACATGCGGCGTGAGCTGCGCGCGCAGCGGGAGGCGGGCGCACAGTTCCACCTCCCGGCGCTCCAAGGCCCGGGGCAGGACGTGGCGGCGCTGCGCGCGCACTACGAGCACCTGCTGGCGGAACAGACGCGCGACCTCGAGCGGGCGCGGCGGGAGGCCGAATCGACGGCGCGGCGCCTCGAACTCGCCGCCCGCACGGACGTGCTCACGAACCTTCCCAACCGCCGGGCCTTTGAGGAGGACCTGGAGCGCGCGCTCCGGGAGGCGGCCCACGGTGACAGTGTTCTGGTGCTGTCCATGGACCTCGACGGCCTCAAGGCCGTGAACGACCACCAGGGCCACGAGCGCGGCGACGACCTGCTGCGCGCCTTCGCGCGGACCCTGCAGGCGGCGCTTGGGGACCGCGGCGAGGTGTACCGCATCGGGGGCGACGAGTACGCGGCGATCCTGTCAGGCGCGGCGGACACGGGCGTGGCGATCCTGGAGGACATCGAAGCGGTGGCGGCCCGCGTGCGCGAGCAGGGTTTTCCAACGTCGGGTGTCAGCGCGGGCATCGCCGCTTTTCCGCGCGAAGCGGTGACGGCGGGCGAGCTGCTGCGCCTCAGCGACCAGCGCATGTACCGCGCCAAGGGAGGTCGCCGGGGGCAGCCCAACCTCCGGGCCCCGGCGTCGGCCCCTGAGCTGACATAG
- a CDS encoding alkaline phosphatase family protein yields the protein MVPLAGPVLRVARHLLWLSPVLLGTVVAQPRTLPPFSHVFVLVLENTSAGGVLGNPNLPTLNALAREYGLATNYTGVAHPSLPNYVALLFGSTFGSRSDDSGQRFPGDNLALQLERAGKTWKGYFQGLPGPGWDGPSTGVYAKKHNPLMLAADIARDPVRARKVVPLGELDADLRAGTVPTFALIVPDLCHDLHGALTCWRGSRLERAGDAFVREWAGKIMASGAWKDHAALVITFDEGGGGDRAGGGGTVATIVVTSDGPRGVRSNRPYNHSSLLRTLEDAWGLPPLREAARATPMTDLFTR from the coding sequence GTGGTTCCGCTCGCCGGGCCGGTCCTGCGGGTGGCCCGCCACTTGCTGTGGCTCTCCCCGGTCCTGCTGGGGACCGTGGTGGCCCAGCCCAGAACCCTGCCGCCCTTCTCACACGTGTTCGTGCTGGTGCTGGAGAACACCAGTGCCGGTGGAGTGCTGGGCAACCCCAACCTGCCGACGCTGAACGCGCTCGCGCGGGAGTACGGTCTTGCCACGAACTACACCGGGGTCGCCCACCCCAGCCTGCCCAACTACGTGGCCCTGCTGTTCGGCAGCACCTTCGGCAGCCGCAGCGACGACTCCGGCCAGCGTTTCCCCGGAGACAACCTCGCCCTGCAACTGGAGCGCGCGGGGAAGACCTGGAAGGGTTACTTCCAGGGACTGCCCGGCCCTGGCTGGGACGGTCCCTCCACCGGCGTGTACGCCAAGAAACACAACCCCCTGATGCTCGCGGCGGACATCGCCCGCGACCCAGTCCGCGCCCGCAAGGTGGTCCCCCTGGGGGAGCTGGACGCCGACCTGCGCGCCGGGACCGTTCCCACCTTCGCGCTGATCGTGCCGGACCTGTGTCACGACCTGCACGGGGCGCTGACCTGCTGGCGTGGTTCGCGGCTGGAGCGGGCAGGGGACGCCTTCGTGCGCGAGTGGGCCGGGAAGATCATGGCCTCGGGTGCCTGGAAGGACCACGCCGCCCTGGTGATCACCTTCGACGAGGGTGGCGGCGGGGACCGGGCGGGGGGCGGGGGCACCGTGGCGACCATCGTGGTGACGAGCGACGGCCCGCGCGGGGTGCGGTCGAACCGGCCCTACAACCACTCCAGCCTGCTGCGGACCCTGGAGGACGCCTGGGGGCTGCCCCCGCTGCGCGAGGCCGCGCGGGCGACGCCCATGACGGACCTGTTCACGCGCTGA
- a CDS encoding FtsX-like permease family protein, translated as MTSLWLRGLMARRPLRLWGSALGVGLTVAFLTFLLSFIAAGTANMTRRAIGSVPVDWQVLLGQNTSRAQAEAAIRAATPVRTLAAVGYADVPGFTANTGGTVQTTGAGKVLGLPPGYRAAFPAELRPLIGSPDGVVLSQQTAANLHAAVGDTVNIGRYGAAPVGLRVAGVVDLPQADSLFQAVGAPKGLAPQAPPDNVVLLPRAQWDALFAPQKLARPDTVREQLHVRLGTPLPSNPGRAFALAGTLANNVEARLSGGAVVGNNLAAKLDGAREDALYAQALFLFLGLPGALLAGALTLSVAGASAGQRRTEAALLRVRGAGDRTILRLGAAEAGLVAGVGTVLGLLAYVLLSPLVTPGTAVGVPLLALPVLAGLLLSLLAVLLPTLGAIRSSTVAAQRQVVGRAGTPLWQRLSLDLLLLVLAGVMFWRSAAGGYQLVLAPEGVPQASIQIEAFVAPLALWLGGTLLAMRLLGLLLRRGALTRLLRPLAGTLAGTVAAALGRQRPLLTRGAALVALATAFAVSTSIFNATYNDQARVDAVLTNGADVTVTGTANGPAGPRLATLGALPGVVGTQPLIHRFAYVGADLQDIYGIDAAHFTQVSRLSNTYFKGTTAQGALAKLRARPDALFVSQETVNDYQLSLGDRLNLRLLNARTHGYGIVPFTFVGVVREFPTAPKDSFLVANASYLAKATGNPVAEVALLKVSGSPQAVVDAARRATRDLPGVTVTDLATVRSRIASGLTAVNLAGLSRIELAFAALLLAGATGLVLALGLAERRRTFTVLGALGATQKQLGAFLSGEALVVVGLGGVLGGVIGLGVAQTLIKLLQGVFDPPPEVMVLPWPYLVGLLAAAALSTLAALRLAQAASNRRVTEVLRAG; from the coding sequence ATGACCAGCCTGTGGTTGCGCGGTTTGATGGCACGCCGTCCCCTGCGTCTGTGGGGCAGCGCGCTGGGAGTCGGTCTGACCGTCGCCTTCCTGACCTTCCTGCTGTCGTTCATCGCGGCGGGCACGGCCAACATGACCCGCCGGGCCATCGGGTCGGTCCCGGTGGACTGGCAGGTGCTGCTGGGGCAGAACACCAGCCGCGCCCAGGCCGAGGCCGCCATCCGCGCCGCCACTCCGGTCCGGACCCTCGCGGCGGTCGGGTACGCGGACGTGCCCGGCTTCACGGCCAACACGGGCGGCACCGTCCAGACCACCGGGGCGGGCAAGGTGCTGGGGCTGCCGCCGGGCTACCGCGCCGCCTTCCCCGCCGAGCTGCGTCCCCTGATCGGGTCGCCGGACGGCGTGGTGCTGTCGCAGCAGACGGCGGCGAACCTGCACGCCGCCGTGGGGGACACGGTGAACATCGGACGCTACGGGGCCGCCCCGGTGGGGCTGCGGGTCGCCGGGGTCGTCGACCTTCCGCAGGCCGACTCGCTGTTCCAGGCGGTCGGGGCGCCGAAGGGCCTCGCCCCCCAGGCGCCGCCGGACAACGTGGTGCTGCTTCCCCGCGCCCAGTGGGACGCCCTGTTCGCCCCGCAGAAGCTGGCGCGGCCCGACACGGTACGCGAGCAGCTCCACGTGCGGCTGGGCACCCCGCTCCCCAGCAACCCGGGCCGGGCCTTCGCGCTGGCCGGGACGCTCGCCAACAACGTCGAGGCGCGGCTCTCGGGCGGGGCCGTGGTCGGCAACAACCTGGCGGCCAAGCTCGACGGGGCGCGGGAGGACGCCCTCTACGCCCAGGCGCTGTTCCTGTTCCTGGGGCTGCCGGGGGCCCTGCTCGCCGGGGCGCTGACCCTGAGCGTCGCGGGGGCGAGCGCCGGGCAGCGCCGGACCGAGGCGGCCCTGCTGCGCGTCCGGGGAGCGGGTGACCGCACCATCCTGCGGCTGGGAGCGGCGGAGGCGGGGCTGGTGGCGGGCGTCGGCACCGTGCTGGGCCTCCTGGCCTACGTGCTGCTCTCGCCCCTGGTCACGCCGGGCACGGCCGTGGGCGTCCCCCTGCTTGCGCTGCCGGTCCTGGCGGGGCTGCTCCTCTCGCTGCTGGCCGTCCTGCTGCCCACCCTGGGCGCGATCCGGTCGTCCACGGTCGCCGCCCAGCGGCAGGTCGTGGGCCGGGCCGGGACGCCGCTGTGGCAGCGCCTCTCCCTCGACCTGCTGCTGCTCGTCCTGGCCGGGGTGATGTTCTGGCGCAGCGCCGCCGGGGGCTACCAGCTCGTGCTCGCGCCGGAAGGCGTCCCCCAGGCGAGCATCCAGATCGAGGCCTTCGTCGCGCCGCTGGCCCTGTGGCTGGGCGGCACCCTGCTGGCGATGCGGCTGCTGGGCCTGCTGCTGCGGCGGGGCGCGCTGACCCGGCTGCTGCGGCCCCTGGCCGGGACCCTGGCGGGGACCGTCGCGGCCGCGCTGGGGCGGCAACGGCCCCTCCTGACGCGCGGGGCGGCGCTCGTCGCCCTCGCCACCGCCTTCGCGGTCTCCACCTCGATCTTCAACGCGACCTACAACGACCAGGCGCGGGTGGACGCCGTGCTCACCAACGGGGCGGACGTGACCGTCACGGGCACCGCGAACGGCCCCGCCGGGCCACGGCTGGCCACCCTGGGGGCCCTGCCGGGCGTGGTGGGCACCCAGCCGCTGATCCACCGCTTCGCCTACGTGGGCGCGGACCTCCAGGACATCTACGGCATCGACGCCGCGCACTTCACCCAGGTCAGCCGCCTGTCGAACACCTATTTCAAGGGGACGACGGCGCAGGGGGCGCTGGCGAAGCTCCGGGCCCGCCCGGACGCCCTGTTCGTCTCGCAGGAGACGGTCAACGACTACCAGCTCTCGCTCGGCGACCGGCTGAACCTGCGGCTGCTGAACGCCCGCACCCACGGGTACGGGATCGTCCCCTTCACCTTCGTCGGCGTGGTGCGCGAGTTCCCCACCGCCCCCAAGGACTCCTTCCTGGTCGCCAACGCGAGCTACCTCGCCAAGGCGACCGGCAACCCGGTGGCCGAGGTGGCGCTCCTCAAGGTGAGCGGGTCCCCGCAGGCGGTCGTGGACGCCGCCCGGCGGGCGACCCGCGATCTCCCCGGCGTGACGGTCACCGACCTCGCCACGGTGCGCAGCCGGATCGCGTCGGGCCTCACGGCGGTGAACCTCGCGGGCCTGTCGCGCATCGAGCTGGCCTTCGCGGCCCTGCTGCTCGCCGGGGCGACCGGGCTGGTGCTGGCCCTGGGGCTGGCCGAGCGCCGCCGCACCTTCACCGTGCTGGGAGCCCTGGGCGCGACGCAGAAGCAACTCGGCGCCTTCCTGTCGGGTGAGGCGCTGGTCGTCGTGGGCCTCGGCGGGGTGCTCGGGGGCGTGATCGGCCTGGGGGTCGCGCAGACCCTCATCAAGCTGCTCCAGGGCGTCTTCGACCCGCCGCCCGAGGTGATGGTGCTGCCCTGGCCCTACCTGGTGGGCCTGCTGGCCGCCGCCGCCCTCAGCACCCTGGCCGCCCTGCGGCTGGCGCAGGCCGCCTCCAACCGGCGGGTGACCGAGGTGCTGCGGGCGGGCTGA
- a CDS encoding ABC transporter ATP-binding protein encodes MPEPRMVDVSPGRLTPGPVSSGAASPRQVDAATTPLAEARGVGRTFTVGGQEVTALRETTLQVRPGDRIALLGPSGSGKSTLLHLLGGLDTPTTGTVSWPALGEANTLRPGKVAFVFQAQSLMPPLTALENVALPLLLTGATPKAATGEARRALDTLELLPLAEQLPEELSGGQAQRVAVARALVTRPRLILADEPTGQLDSVTAGHLMDVLLSALEPSSALVMATHDEAVARRLDTLWRMEGGGLLSRATKEGPS; translated from the coding sequence ATGCCTGAACCCAGGATGGTGGACGTCTCACCGGGACGGCTGACCCCCGGGCCCGTTTCCTCAGGCGCGGCATCGCCCCGGCAGGTGGACGCGGCGACCACCCCGCTGGCCGAGGCGCGCGGGGTGGGCCGGACCTTCACCGTAGGCGGGCAGGAGGTCACCGCCCTGCGGGAGACGACGCTCCAGGTGCGCCCCGGCGACCGGATCGCGCTGCTGGGCCCCTCCGGCAGCGGCAAGAGCACCCTGCTGCACCTGCTCGGCGGGCTCGACACGCCGACCACGGGGACGGTGAGCTGGCCCGCGCTGGGTGAGGCGAACACGCTCCGGCCCGGCAAGGTCGCCTTCGTCTTCCAGGCCCAGAGCCTGATGCCGCCCCTGACCGCGCTGGAGAACGTGGCGCTCCCGCTGCTGCTGACGGGGGCCACGCCGAAAGCGGCCACCGGGGAAGCCCGGCGGGCCCTGGATACCCTGGAACTGCTGCCGCTCGCCGAACAGCTTCCCGAGGAACTCTCCGGCGGGCAGGCGCAGCGGGTGGCGGTCGCGCGGGCGCTCGTCACCCGGCCCCGGCTGATCCTGGCCGACGAGCCGACCGGGCAGCTCGATTCCGTCACCGCCGGGCACCTGATGGACGTGCTGCTCTCGGCCCTCGAACCCAGCTCGGCTCTGGTGATGGCGACCCACGACGAGGCCGTCGCCCGGCGCCTCGACACCCTCTGGCGCATGGAGGGCGGCGGGCTCCTGAGCCGGGCCACCAAGGAGGGACCCTCATGA
- a CDS encoding DedA family protein, translated as MVDLPQLLLSVSYLGIFAIVFAESGLLIGFFLPGDSLLITAGILAQQGSLHLAGVMLAVALGAVIGDSTGYFIGRRFGPAVFSRPDSRLFRPEYVERTQAFFERYGALSLILARFVPVVRTVAPTLAGVGKMPYARFLTYNVVGGLLWAISVPLLGFWLGGLIPHLDRYILLVVGVAVVLSLIPVGLELRKLRAGRR; from the coding sequence ATGGTCGACCTTCCCCAGCTCCTGCTCAGCGTCTCCTACCTGGGCATCTTCGCCATCGTCTTCGCCGAGAGCGGGCTGCTGATCGGCTTTTTCCTGCCGGGCGACAGCCTGCTGATCACGGCGGGCATCCTCGCCCAGCAGGGCAGCCTGCACCTGGCGGGCGTGATGCTCGCGGTGGCCCTGGGCGCGGTCATCGGGGACAGCACCGGGTACTTCATCGGGCGCCGCTTCGGCCCGGCGGTGTTCAGCCGCCCGGACAGCCGCCTGTTTCGCCCCGAGTACGTGGAGCGCACCCAGGCGTTCTTCGAGCGCTACGGGGCCCTCTCGCTGATCCTGGCCCGCTTCGTGCCGGTGGTGCGCACGGTGGCGCCGACGCTCGCCGGGGTCGGCAAGATGCCCTACGCCCGGTTCCTGACCTACAACGTCGTGGGCGGGCTGCTGTGGGCGATCAGCGTGCCCCTGCTCGGCTTCTGGCTGGGCGGCCTGATCCCGCACCTCGACCGCTACATCCTGCTGGTGGTGGGCGTGGCCGTCGTCCTGAGCCTGATCCCGGTGGGGCTGGAGCTGCGCAAGCTGCGCGCGGGGCGGCGGTGA
- a CDS encoding S8 family serine peptidase gives MTRTSRLPGTVLLALALAACGQQPASEAATPVPDPAPVTTATPIAVPTARAPYALMVSADKSDSVQGLEREFGGRVVAFSAQAGYALLAVDSAQLPVVTQGAGGKARSRRVVEPNQAAFDGGGVTAMQGRRTLWAGGEFRAWTGGRRTLWAGGSYAPVPENSVTWGQVRLQQAQRLAPHLGAGVKVAVIDTGLDLTHPAFEGALAPQGEWWDFYGNDALPQDEGALGIGGYGHGTSVAGIVLQVAPNATILPLRVLGPDGSGDILGVAKAIDWAVKHGARVINLSLGSDERSQIVQDAIERATRSGVFVVASAGNENTDPITYPARDAAGKGNERELSVGSVDARDVKSSFSNYGSALEVVAPGEDVFGPAPRDANGVPQLAAWSGTSMAAPMAAGGLALALGESDKKVRGDLAQKMSARAHNVYGLPGNRAYRTKLGVQGRLDLEAFLRDVLGLGDENDDHNE, from the coding sequence ATGACCCGCACATCACGCCTCCCGGGGACCGTCCTCCTGGCCCTGGCGCTCGCCGCCTGCGGGCAGCAACCTGCCAGCGAGGCCGCGACGCCCGTTCCCGATCCGGCCCCCGTGACGACGGCCACGCCCATCGCCGTACCGACGGCGCGGGCGCCCTACGCCCTGATGGTCAGCGCGGACAAGTCGGACAGCGTCCAGGGCCTTGAGCGCGAGTTCGGGGGCAGGGTGGTCGCGTTCAGCGCGCAGGCAGGCTACGCCCTGCTCGCCGTCGATTCCGCGCAACTCCCCGTTGTCACTCAGGGTGCCGGGGGGAAGGCGCGGTCGCGGCGCGTCGTCGAACCCAACCAGGCCGCCTTCGATGGTGGGGGCGTGACCGCCATGCAGGGGCGGCGCACCCTGTGGGCGGGGGGCGAGTTCCGGGCCTGGACGGGTGGGCGGCGCACCCTGTGGGCCGGGGGCAGCTACGCGCCGGTGCCCGAGAACAGCGTGACCTGGGGACAGGTCCGGCTCCAGCAGGCGCAGCGGCTCGCCCCGCATCTCGGCGCGGGCGTCAAGGTCGCGGTCATCGACACGGGCCTCGACCTCACCCATCCCGCCTTCGAGGGGGCGCTCGCGCCGCAGGGCGAGTGGTGGGACTTCTACGGCAACGACGCGCTGCCGCAGGACGAGGGGGCCCTCGGCATCGGCGGGTACGGGCACGGCACGAGCGTGGCGGGCATCGTGCTGCAGGTGGCGCCGAACGCGACCATCCTGCCGTTGCGCGTCCTCGGCCCGGACGGCTCCGGCGACATCCTCGGCGTGGCCAAGGCCATCGACTGGGCCGTCAAGCACGGCGCGCGCGTGATCAACCTCAGCCTGGGCAGCGACGAGCGCTCTCAGATCGTGCAGGACGCCATCGAGCGAGCGACCAGGAGCGGCGTGTTCGTGGTCGCGTCCGCCGGGAACGAGAACACGGATCCCATCACCTATCCCGCGCGCGACGCGGCCGGCAAGGGCAACGAGCGCGAGCTCAGCGTCGGCAGCGTCGACGCGCGCGACGTCAAGTCCAGCTTCTCGAACTACGGCAGCGCCCTGGAGGTGGTCGCGCCCGGCGAGGACGTGTTCGGCCCCGCGCCGCGCGACGCGAACGGCGTGCCGCAGCTCGCGGCGTGGAGCGGCACGTCGATGGCGGCCCCCATGGCGGCGGGCGGGCTCGCGCTGGCCCTCGGGGAGTCGGACAAGAAGGTGCGTGGGGATCTCGCGCAAAAGATGAGTGCGCGCGCCCACAACGTGTACGGCCTGCCCGGCAACCGCGCGTACAGGACCAAACTCGGCGTGCAGGGTCGGCTCGACCTCGAGGCTTTTTTGCGCGACGTGTTGGGGCTGGGCGACGAGAATGACGACCATAACGAGTGA